The genomic segment ggacaagaatattctgttatgctccatcaactgccatttctctAATTGTCGTGGATAGTTGTCCTTTACAacggctttgtgtgcttccaaaaatgggatcacttcatctgtgttgtttaatatgtacagatgtgcttgcatcaattcttcatgacttttcgtcaccacattcacacctcggatgcttttacttgtagaatatctaCTCAACCATGATGTCTGAGGGACTCCTAtcggatttgctttagtcatatactcaaagcaaaactcaatactttcttcagcaatatatctttcaatcattgaaccttctggacgatattgatttttgacgtaccctttcaaaatcttcatataacgctcaatagggtacatccatcttaagtatactggtccacacaactttatttctctgaccaaatgaacaagtaaatgcaccatgatgtcaaaaaaggatgaagggaaaaacatttctagttgacacaagatgatgataatttcgctttgaagttcatctaactttgtaggatcgatgactttactacaaattgacgagaaaaatgagcacaatcgagttatagtctgcctaacttttttgggcaaaattccatgaattgccactggtaacaactgttgcattaagacgtggcaatcgtgagacttcagtccaacaagctttaagtcctgaattgacactaagctcttgatatttgaagagtatccttgtggtaccttgatactctttaaacaaagacacacacttatcttctcttgtttggatattgtgtaacatgcagggggcaaataagtacgtttaccaatctctcttggtgccaactcttctcggatcttcatgtcaaccaaatccaaacacgcattcactccatcttttgtttttccctggatgtttagtagtgtaccaatcaagctatcacaaacatttttctcaacatgcatgacatctatgcaatgtctaacaacTAACTTTGatcaatatggaagatcaaagaatattgatttcttcttccaaggggtcgttacagaagacttcttcgacgttttcccaaatatatgatgtactctattaactttctcagcaacttcaagtccagtaTGTGGACtgggtgcattgtctttctcttgttctccattgaatgctttctttaaccttcgatatggatgattagattgtaaaaatcgccgatgacgcatatacactgtcttccttctgtgttttaattgttgagctgcagtgttttcttcacatataggacatgctttatgacccttcacactgtaccccgacaaattaccgtaagctgggaagtcattaatggtgcaaaataacttGGCctgcatcatgaaagtttctgaagcaaagacatcaaatatttcaacctcatcaacccacaacaacttcaagtcttcaactagtggccttagataaacatcgatgtcatttccaggctgctttggaccagatatcaatattgacaacatcatgtactttcttttcatgcacaatccaggtgataagttgtaaattatcagtataacgggccaacaactgtgattggtacttaaattaccaaatggattcattccatcagtagctaagccaaacctaagatttctacattcttcaccaaattaggggaattcttgatcaataattttccattgctttgaatcagcaggatgacgaagcagcccatcagttgttctctcatctacatgccatcttaggtttttagcgtctttgggattcgcgaacaaacgcttaagtctggcaactagtggaaggtatcaaactactttcaaagcagaaccattcttttTTTTGTGACCACCATATTCAccgttgttttttgacttgtatcgtgataacccacattttggaaactttatcaaaacttcattctcactcctatataatatgcaatcattcggacatgcatatatccgtttatattccatacccatcggacaaagaattttttttgcatcataattacgattgggtaacgtatttccatctggcagcatttcattcaacaacgacaacaattctgtaaaactcttatcacttcatccattgctcgcctttaaattcatgagccttaacactgctgacaaccgtgtgaacttagttgaacccgcatacaaaggagtctctgcatcagtggacatcgtttcatacacatgcgcttgggcaaaagcttctacGCCAACATCGcagatcatgtcctctaagttgtcttcttctgcttgatcttccatatccattgtggaatcataaacattttcagttggagagacagttggaaagtctgttaattcgccgtgccatatccatgttgtataacttcgtatgaaatcatcacagataagatgttccctaatatcagttgcgttcaacttcctcgcattcaaacagttcacacagggacatgtgaacttgacttcatcatcaccacttgtactcgcattacgttgcgcaaactctgtaaattcttctacccctctctcgtactcagtgtTGATGCGTgataaattaatccaccctctatccgtacacatgtttactgaaattgtttacacaatttcaataatcttgaatgatctctttgatcgtgtttgtattcaaggtgtgaccctattgcattcaagaagattcattttttttagtttattaaacatatcaattttaaataacatatcttaaatttcacgaaattttgccagcatttcgcattggtcttcaggttacacgaaatgaaagtgattaaaaatcacaatcaaatatgcacccgaagatcaatacaaaacacaacggcaaattttcatgaaatttaagacatgtatattaaaattgatatgttataataaactatgaaaaagttattactcttcttaaactgtccaaccggacaattcaagattcaatacttgtaaattattattaccatctcctctattttcatttgtaaaaagtacatttgttcaaaaaatctggagatagtaaataatttttgtattgaatctcaaacgggaaactaaggctgaatcacaacaacaatatatattcaagcaaacaaataattacatatgcaacatgcaatatattcaagcaaacaatatattcaaccaagagtaaAGCACGTCAATTGGTCTCAAAATCTATcaatcttgttatttttttatgtcttatattttgttaactACCTTGAGTTACACTCTTTGAATCAATTCCTTGAAAAATACTCAGTCTTTACTTTTTTAACTAACTTCACTTCCATTCTTTGAATTCCTTTCTTCTAAAAgacttattcttctttttaaattcaaaaataaataaaaacctaaatacattttcaatcaCTTAACACCAATTAATCATCCCAAATTCCCAGCCTTCaaagtttgttaaaaaaaacaactcaGCTTAAATTTTATTAGGTAACAATGCTACAATTCAACGTCTCAATCACTACACTGTacatttctaaatatataattaagatatcATCGTTTTTCCCTATCAATTGTTTCTCTGTTCTTTATGTCTTAATCCAACTCCCAAACCCCTAATACACAAGCTGCCGAAAAAACTAACAAAGGAAAACTGTCAAAATTCCAAGCAGGCACCAATTTTATTATCAAACACACCAAATGAAGACTACCCAAACATTACCAAATGAAAACAACCTAAACGTAAAATTCATATATGAGCCTCCACCAATTATTATCAGCAAGAACAGAATCAACCAACCTCAATGCAGGTAGCAAGATTCAAACAGCTTCGGAGGCAGCACCGACGAAGGCAGCAGTGGCGGAGTAGCAGAAGCGACCACCAATGGCGCGACGGCGAACGGAGGAGGCGCGGCCAAAATCGACAACGAGTAGGGCCTTCCGCGAACACTGACAAGAAGGAGGCGAGACCAAGCAACACAACGGTGGCGGCACGACGAGCCAAGGAGTGgcagtggtggtggtggtggacgCGAGGAGGAAGAACGCGAATGTAGAGGAAGAAGACGCGCAAATGAAaggtttgttttaaaatatgaattaggGCTTATACCTCGGTTACTAAAAAAAAACGAGGTAATAACATCATGCGTGACTAACGACCTCGGTTCCTTGCTGAACTGATGCCTTAGCTCTGGCGTAGCAGGCAAAGTACCTGGCAACGTAGCAGGAGCAGGTGCAGCAGACATTTAGGCCTCGGTTCCTTGCTGAACCGATGCCTTAGTTGTGACTAACGACCTCGGGTCTTGGCTGAACCGATGCCTTAGCACTGGCGTAGCAGGTAAAGTACCTGGCAACGTAGCAGGTGCAGGTGTAGCAGACGTTTAGGCCTCGATTGCGTggcagaaccgaggcaatagagcCTTCTCAAAAAGCTGTCAGACAGAACTGTCTTTTCTATAGGGCGTTGTTCAGAGGTATAGGCTTCGACTCTTGTTTTAACCGAAGCAATATGGGCATTCCGCCACGGACTCTGTTGCAACCGAGGTATACACtcttatatgcttcggttttcgCATGATCAAAGCGTATATGACGGGTTTAAAACCGAAATTTGTACTAgtgttaatattaaaataattgagtttcgTTATTTTTAAACCACCACCTCttctaaaatgttattttttggAGTTTTACAATAACTCAATTggttttaaataaaacatttatcaatCATTAACTTAACATAAAGACCAATCAATTTATTATAGATTCAATATTTGTTATTCTTTtgcaaaagaaattaattatttttgtatttatatatttgctattgaaaaaaaattatactttaattttatgatatccaaattacaaaccacaaaaactaGAAATACAATATTCAAAccagaaaaaatgaaattacatagcaaaacaaactaaaccaaacaacataAATTACCAACTCGAGAATTTGAAAACCTGCGTAATCGTTcataaatagaaatagaaatacaTTACATTGACATCTTAGTTCTTAatcttcaaataatttaatagaaacaaaaatctTACGAATCCACACCTTATTCCCACTTTTGATGTTGTGTATTACATCCATCATCAACATTGTTCCCGCTAAGAGAAAGGAGATGAACAAAGAGGCgagaaatgagaaaataaatcaaaactaaGCTCCACTCATACTTTCCAAAGAAAGAATTGAAAGGTATGATGGAGAATTGAAAAGTTAAAGtctgaataatataaaaacctAAAAATTGGATAGGTGTCACAATATGAAATAggaataaaatgatattatctTACCTCGTTCTTAATCTccaaataatttaatagaaacaaaaatctTACAAATCCACACCTTATTCCATCGTCAATGTCATTCTTAATCTCCGAAACAAAAATTTTACCACACCTTTACTTTTGCTGTTATGTATTTATTACATCCATTATCAACGTTGTTCTTGTCAAGAGTTAGAAAATGAACAAAAAGACAAGAAATGAGAAAATACATCAAAACTAAGCTCCACTCATACCTTTCaaaaaaagaattgaaagaTATAATGAAGAATTGAAAAGTTAAAAtctgaataatataaaaagctAAAAATTGAATAGGTTTCACAATATAAAATAggaataaaatgatattataccAACTTATACCGACTAATAAATGGTTATGAATAGACTAAAAATCATGGtatatacaaacaaaaagaGATTACGATGATAAATTAACTAACATTAGATCAGttttatgataaaaagaaaatatcaattaaaggagaagtaaaattagaaatgataaaaaaaccTAATTTGAGGAAATTAGATATGGATGATTGTATTGTACAGTATTGTTTTCttagttttataataaataataaatagtagctgtgataaaaataaaaatattggtcTCGAGAAAAGGGAATAATGTAATGATAATATTATAAGAATTATTATAGTGATGTTTTTTGGGGAAGTATAAAAGCAATGGGAGAAGCGGAAGGAAGGGGAAAGAAAAACGAACGGTGGCGATAGAAAGGCAGAGTCTGATCTCCATCGTCTCCTCACTCCTCTGTTCTCCAGCGTCCATTTCCCGCGCCAATCACAAATCACATCACATCACTCAGGTACCAACACCTCACCACCACTtccccttctttttcttttccattacttttttattttcctccctctctctctctatcccaCTCTAGGGTTTTCCTTCCCCCAATTTTACCATGTTTTTCCACCGTCTCCCATTAGGGTTCCGGCGACCATGGCCGATGCTCCCTCGAGTCCAGGCGGTGGCGGTAGCCACGAGAGCGGCGAGCACAGTCCCCGCTCCAATTTCCGCGAGCAGGACCGCTTCCTACCCATCGCCAACATCAGCCGCATCATGAAGAAAGCGCTTCCCGCCAACGGCAAAATCGCCAAGGACGCCAAGGAAACCGTGCAGGAATGCGTTTCCGAGTTTATCAGCTTCATCACCAGCGAGTACGCTGCTTCTCGTTTCTCACTCGcgctttcattttttattatttggatTCACTTAAGTGCTGAATCAATGACTGAATCGAGCAAATGTTTCTCAGAGCTAGCGATAAGTGCCAGCGAGAGAAGAGAAAGACCATTAACGGCGACGATTTACTTTGGGCTATGGCCACTTTAGGTTTCGAGGAATATGTTGATCCGCTCAAGATTTACCTTGCCTCTTACAGAGAGGTAATTTTAGTTTACATTTATTTACTTGtgtttacttttttgttttcagttAGTCAATTAGTCTTCACCGACAAACCTGTAATATGTATACATCATTTGTAGATTGATACTTAATTGATTATTGTACATCATGCTGTTCTAGATTCTTGGGTTTAACACTGCTTTTCACTGATGTTTTTGTCCCTTTTTTGTTTCTCGTGGCCGATTGTGAATGCGCAGATTGAGGTAATTTCAATCTTTGATAAATAGTTATTGCGCTTtgtcattttcttttccattttgtatgtgtgtgtatacattatgttctttttatttataagctTGCTTTTGAACCAGGGTGATTCAAAGGGTTCGGCCAAGGGTGGAGAGTCATCTTCTAAGCGAGATGTTTATCCTAATCCTAATGTCCAGGTGGAGAATGTAAATACATGCACTACTACTGGTTGTGTTGCTGGAAATATTCTTTGAATACATAATGACATTGGCATCTGATGTTGGATTGTTTTGTTGTGGAATTGACAGCTTGCTCATCAAGGTTCTTTCTCACAAGGTGTTAACTACACGAATTCTCAGGTGATTGATTACTCTCTCTTATGCAATGTATCCCCTTTTTTCCTGAGCTTGGGGCGTAGCATTGATAAATGAAGATGGCGATATTTCTGTTTAATCTGACATGAGTGCAATGTTAGTATGAGATGTTGATCCTTCATTCACAAGAAATACTATTTATATTCCCTTTTCCTCCTTAAAGCTTCTTTATTTGGGGCTCAATGTAATTAGTTTCTCATTATGCTAGCTCTAGTACCATTTCGGATTTGCCTTTTGGAAATTTGAAGGCGTGTAGCAAAAGAGGGGTCCCTCTTAATGGCTGATAACttgattatgaattatttaCATGAGTTCTGTTCAATTATCtgtttctctcctttcttgACTCTCTAATCCTTTTGATTTATAGGTTGTTCAATTCAATTTGTGGCCTATCTTAGAATACTTCTATTTTTTCTTACTATAAAcatgaaaatgtaaaattttggGCATTGGAAACTACTAAACTAGTCTTGTTAGAATTTTCCCACCTTTAAGAAATTGTACCCCTGCTAATTATTGAATACATTAAAGCTGTTAAGGCCCCTGTAGTATTTGAAGTTTTTCTTTGCAATTTTTGCATTGGGAATGAATTAGGTCTTTTGGGGTCTTGTATATTGGTGATGGGGTGGTAGGTTTCTTTAGTGATTTCCGACCCCAAGGTAGGGTGGTAGTTTCACTATGCTTTCTTTGATAAagcatgtacatattttcaaagGTAGTGCTGTAACATTATGCAATTTACCTTGGTTATTACTTATAAATGAGATTATATGTGTCCTGCTAGTTCATGGTAAAAGTATgcactattttaaaaaatttctggATGTGAATCGAGGTTGTAGATGGAATATCTTTAACTAAGCTACAAGGTTACCTTATCCCCCAAGAAGTTAGATATATCGGACTTGGCTACCTTGTAGTAACGATTTAAACTGAATTTCAAAGCAGGGATTTTCAGTTCTTGAAATAAAAGATATGAAGGCTATTAATAAAGCGTGAATCGTGACATTATATGGATATTTTTTCTCTAGTTTGTGTAATGTTAACTCGAGCAGCATGTTTATGATATTGAATTTCTGTTCTAATTTTCAGCCCCAGGGTCCACCACATATGATTGTTCCCATGCAAGGCCAAGAGTAGACATTGATCTTCCTGAAACATGTGTGATCTGAATGTCGGTGAAGCTTTATATGTACCCCTTGGCATACTGAATGCATTTTGTCTTATCTCGATACTGACATAAGGGGATGCTGGTTCCTGAGACCAGATAATATTTATTAAGGCTTGCATTTATCTTTGGAAAAGAATCATTATTCATAAGTTATATTGTAAATGCTGGATCAATGCTTGTTTTATTCCATCAACAAGCGCCCTTGCAAAGACTGAAGTTGTAACTGATTGGAAGCATAAATTGGTATTATTCTTTCCCTTTCCATTTTATCCATCGGATGATGTTTCTATGTTTAAAACCCTTTCGTAGTAGATTTAATCGGATCATACACTAGGCGAGCTTTAGCTTCTCCTATCTATTTTACATGAAATGTATATTTCCACTGACCAAGGAATTCTGTGAGTTGACGTAAATGATTGCGTTAAATCCAAACTCTGAATCCTTCTTGAACTTGAATAaactagtttttatttttggtggaAATGAAATTGTCagattttatttatcttttcgACGGAAATAATTAATGTTCACTGGGGTTTGCTGACTACTGCAATTATTTTTCTGCTGGACGAAATTGGCTACCACCAAATTAAGTCATGCAATGTAGAATactcaaatttaaaatgaaaaacccACTTTGATAGCTTGCATATAAAAGTTGGAAGAATACGGACATGAATTAACGTAAGTGCAAAAGGAAAATgcttttttttatactaaatataCTATTTGACAATCTATTAGaacataaaatagttttaaagtGTGTGTAAAAATTTACTGATGTCAAAATAATACTATCTTGAACAAAagcaataaattatattaaaatattgggTGAATTTTTGTGACATTGACTTACTGTTTATTTAGATTGGGTGGATTATTGTGACcatacttattttaaaagtttaataaattgtCGTAATTATTGAATTTGATTAAGTTTAGGTTAttgaaaagatatttaaatCTAAATGGAGTCTTTTTGAGTTAGAAATGTGAGGGAAAAAATACACGTAAATGTGCGTGTAAAAAAGTACAGTAATTTTTAGGTTCTTGAAgatgatatttaaatttaaatggattcttttttagttaaaaaaattgatgtaacggaaaaaagaaaacttaaatgtgtgtaaaaaaaatattgtaattattaaatttgattaaatttagattCTTGAACatgatattcaaatttaaatggAGTTTTTTTGAGTTAGAAAAAGATTGATGTAACGGGAAAAAGAAACGTAAATGTGTgtgtaaaaaattattgtaattattgaatttaattaagtttaggTTCTtgatattcaaatttatttaaatggaGTGTTTGGAATCTTCAAAAACAGTTCAAGTGAATGTCTTTTGCCCCTACAGGTTGTGTTTGATGGTTCATTTTTTGATCTCCGCTCTCCATCATGATAAATATGAGGACCAATAATGGTCCAATTCAGCAGGAACGAAGTTTGCCAACGAGTTTTTGATCTTGATTGAAACAAGACTTTTTGGCCAACTTTAAACTCCTTCTTAGTTGCTATTCTCTAGTCATGGAAATGTTTGGTCCTTTCTTCGTAGAAGTTAGTTTTCATAGCTGCAGCCTAATCTTTTCATGTTCTTGCAAGTGAAGCTTCCTTTCTTCTCTTACTTTCTCAAAATCCAAGTTGCATGCTTCGACATCCCAATATGACCCATGCTTAATATATATTGGTAGATGACATACCTTTTCAAAGATAACATTGGAAGAAAAACATCCTACAGTGCTTTGTAGGCAATTTTTGTGTTGAAAGAGTATCATTTAAGCGTGTGGCCCAATCTTTTCTACTAGGCTAATCAATTTTTCCAAAATCtttttaatctatttattaGAGATTTCAACTTGTCTATTTGTTTGGGAATGATAAGGTGTAACAACCTTATAAATCATTTCATACTCTTTAAGCAAATTTTTGAGTAACTTATTACAAAAGTGTGTTCTCTAGTTACTAACTAGAGCTTGTGGTACTCaatctataaaatatattgGTTTTGACAAAACTTATCACCATATAAGAATTATTAATTCATTGGTTATAACTTCATCTATTTGGAGACATagtttatactaaaaaaaataaatgtaactaAATTACATTAGGAATGGTCTCCTTAAGTCAATATCTCAAACATCACATATCTTACAAAAAAGCATGGGTTGGTGGGAACATTTCTCGCCTAATTGTGATGGCCTTTTGTTGCCCTCTAATATTGTTCACAATTTGAATCTCCAAGCCTCTTTAAAAAAACGTAGATCAATATAGAATGCAATCCAACACCCTTGTCCTTTATGCTCTAAAATGCTCACCAAAAGTCAATGAATGGTAAAAATCTAGCACATACAATGATACACACCTACGAATCACTTGATCACTACTAATACGCCAAAAGAATGGGGGTTATCCCATGTTGAGTTGTGCAATATCATCAAGTTCGTGATTAGGACATTTCTTCAACAAGACTTTGTATGTTTTTCATGCTTTGcaaaaatgtttttctaatCATTGGAAAAAAGTTGCAATAACAACTTTGCCACTGATGTATTTGGATGGTAGGAAGAATATGGCTAGAAATTTTCTCTCCACATCTTCCTAGTTTGTTAAGCTTTGGTTTGGATGAGATTGTAACCATATTTTGGCTGTGCCTGTGAGTGAAAAAGGAAATAGTATGAGATAAACAAcatcttcatcatcaaaaatTGTCCCAAGAGTTCCACACAACTTAAAGAACGTGGCCAAATGGTTGAAAGGATCCTCTTGGTCTAATCTAGCAAACTAATTTTCTTGTTATTAGAGAGAGTAACACAAGCTTCATCTCCACGCCTTTGGTAGGTTTCATAATGCTCAAGAAGTGGCATGTCCCTTGCTATTGTGTGTAATCTCATGACAGCCTCCTCTGGTTGTTTCTTGCAGCCATCAAAATGAAGTAGTGTTGATGGCATACTGCCTCATGAAATTACCTCATTGTTCTCTTgtattttgttacattttatTGTACATGCATTACACTTTTCTTGGAGCacgggttactataaatacctgTCTCCACCATTGTATCACTCACTTTTGAACATAATGAATTGTGATTTCTATAGAGAAAATCCAGACACAATTCTACTTTGAAAGTCAGGGTAGAGAGTCTCAATGAACCGCCTCTAGCCACCTTCAAAGCACCTTCCTCATTCTCTCATTTCTCCATGTCAACCATTGTGCTTCTCACTGACTCTCCACTGCCACCTCTCGTGCACGCGTCAGCTCCTTGTTACATCACCGCTCCAACGCATCAACCACGTCTTCATTGCATTGCGCACGACTCACATCTCATTCATTATTCTCTCACGAATCAGAAAGAGCTTCTTCTTCCGCAAGAGCTCTTCCTCGTCTCCAACCATCCTCCAACCTCAGATCTGCCGTTTTCCGCCATTTTCACCGATTGTAAGTCACCttccaccgattaaacctcTTTCCCTCCGTTCATTCCCTCGTTCCACCGATTAATCGGTCAAGATAGTGTTCTTCATCCTCCTAGGGTTTCTCACCGAACAAACCATCTTCATCCTCCATACCTTCAACTTACACCGATTAAACCCTAGATCCTAGGTTTCCATGTGTTCGCTCTCAGTTTCCCCTTCAATCTCGCGTTTCCTTTTCTATTTTGCTGCGTCTTCACTCGTCAGAGAAGCTTCGAGGATCCAGATCGCACTTCTGCTGCCTCAGTCGATCCGAACTCCTCAGGCTCTTCCATCATTTGGTATTCAGAGCTTAGGTTCGAGCACGCTTCAGAGGTAAGTTGTCTCGCGTTCTCtgtcttcaatttttttttctttttcccgtTGTTTTCTCTTGATTCCGAGTTGAGTTGTTTCGATTCGGTCTTGTCtgattcataatttttttgttcatttgaTTCTGAGTCGCATTTCTATTTTGCGTTTATTTTTCCGCATTGTTCATCGCTTTTCCTTCGCTGTTCTTAGTCTTTTCTTGATATGTTTGTTGTTCTGCGTTTAGGTTTCAATATTGTGTTGAGTCGTTCTGAACCTTGAGTCAGTGTTTTGATCATTTTAATTCGGTGCAAGTCTTtgtttgagttttaatttctaaatccaTTTCTATTTTGTCTATGTCATGttgctttgttttaattgtcaattaaatatgagtttaactgtgattcaattgagtttttgCTTGGAGTAAGATCTGTCCATCATCATAAGTAGTGACATTCAATTGAATGAGCTTGATGACAGACTTCAACAACAATTTTAATGTCATTTCATTTATCTGAAGCTG from the Vigna angularis cultivar LongXiaoDou No.4 chromosome 3, ASM1680809v1, whole genome shotgun sequence genome contains:
- the LOC108320234 gene encoding nuclear transcription factor Y subunit B-1 isoform X2, encoding MADAPSSPGGGGSHESGEHSPRSNFREQDRFLPIANISRIMKKALPANGKIAKDAKETVQECVSEFISFITSEASDKCQREKRKTINGDDLLWAMATLGFEEYVDPLKIYLASYREGDSKGSAKGGESSSKRDVYPNPNVQLAHQGSFSQGVNYTNSQPQGPPHMIVPMQGQE
- the LOC108320234 gene encoding nuclear transcription factor Y subunit B-1 isoform X1, which gives rise to MADAPSSPGGGGSHESGEHSPRSNFREQDRFLPIANISRIMKKALPANGKIAKDAKETVQECVSEFISFITSEASDKCQREKRKTINGDDLLWAMATLGFEEYVDPLKIYLASYREGDSKGSAKGGESSSKRDVYPNPNVQVENLAHQGSFSQGVNYTNSQPQGPPHMIVPMQGQE